In the Pseudolabrys taiwanensis genome, one interval contains:
- a CDS encoding DUF6101 family protein, with protein sequence MRSGGCPAGSSRGLRLDPYALPVRYAASDAAADGRVRDIELHRERVVVRRRVSGVPMALNMPLSAFTGIALHVVEREADAFVMVALMHKDPGLMLPLFVTREADEAMAEWRTWGSVLGLPLLVDDGNGLREPFARVGGVRVAKVKPRRRRRSALRKRRPSMLMRRVPGKLTAEAPVHRDEREIIARN encoded by the coding sequence ATGCGAAGTGGCGGATGTCCCGCCGGGTCGAGCCGGGGGCTGCGGCTCGACCCGTACGCCCTACCTGTGCGTTACGCGGCGAGCGATGCCGCAGCGGACGGGCGGGTGCGCGATATAGAACTTCATCGCGAGCGCGTGGTGGTGCGCCGGCGGGTGTCCGGGGTGCCGATGGCGCTCAACATGCCGCTGTCGGCCTTCACCGGCATCGCCCTGCACGTGGTCGAGCGTGAGGCGGATGCCTTCGTGATGGTCGCGCTCATGCACAAAGATCCGGGATTGATGTTGCCGCTGTTCGTGACGCGCGAGGCCGACGAGGCCATGGCGGAATGGCGCACCTGGGGCAGCGTGCTTGGGCTGCCGCTGCTGGTCGATGACGGTAACGGACTGCGTGAGCCGTTCGCGCGGGTGGGCGGCGTCCGCGTCGCCAAGGTCAAGCCGCGCCGCCGCCGCCGCAGCGCGCTGCGCAAGCGCCGGCCGTCGATGCTGATGCGCCGTGTCCCCGGCAAGCTCACCGCGGAAGCGCCGGTGCATCGCGACGAACGCGAGATCATTGCGCGCAACTGA